In Desulfurellaceae bacterium, the DNA window AGGGCCAGCAGCACATAGCCGCCGGTCCAGCCCATCAGATACATGGCGCCGTCCCGGCCCAGGAAGGACATCATGCCGGCCATGGAGATGAACGAGGCTGCGCTCATCCAGCCGGCCGCAGTCGCCATGCCGTTGGCCAGCGCTCCGACCCGGGAGCCAGCCACATAAAAATCGCTGGTTGACTCGGCCTTGGCCCACAAGGCGATGCCGATGTATAGTGCAAACGACAGACCGACGATGATGAAGGTCCAGGTGCGGACCGGATCGATGTCCATCATGCTTCCCCGCCCGCCGGGTCGTGTTCGTGGACGCCGTAGGCCCGGTCCAGACGATTCATGAGCCACACGTAGACAAAGATCAGGATGACGAAGATGTACAGCGAGCCCTGCTGGGCCATCCAGAAGCCTAGCCGGAAGCCGCCCACCCGGACGGTGTTCAGGGAGTCGATAAAGATGATAGACAGGCCGAAAGACACGCTGAACCAGATACTCAGCAGGACTGCGACAATCGTCAGATTCTTACGCCAGTAGCTCTGGCGGCGGGTGTCGGACAGGGAGTCGTTTGCCATGGGGCGACAGGCTAGCATAATCGTGGTGGCGGGGTAACAGAACGGAGAACAGAGTGATGTCTCAGTTTGGAATGGTTGCCCCGTATAGCTCCCAGCGGCTCGCTTTCGCGCCGGCCCTCGCACCGGAAAATCCCCCTCAGTCCCCTTGTGGCAAAGGGGGAAGCGCGAAGCGCAGGGGGATTTCGGAGTAGGCTCATGCTCCTCCAGGAAAGACACGCAAACTGAGGCACTCCCGACAACAGACCGGCGCCAAATCCTATGACACACTACTCCATCCCCGCCGACCCGCTTATCAGAACCCGTGCGGTGCTGGCTGCGGTGCTGACGCTGGCCCTCGGCTTGGCCGCCCTGGTCTACACCCAGGCGTATTTCAACTCGATGCTGGAACTGCGCACGACTCATCCACGCCTGGCCGCCGCCGGGCTGAAACAGCTGTATCAGGTCTGGGCGGTGAGCAGCGGGCTGGTGCTCGGCGGTCTGGC includes these proteins:
- a CDS encoding DUF4212 domain-containing protein, which codes for MANDSLSDTRRQSYWRKNLTIVAVLLSIWFSVSFGLSIIFIDSLNTVRVGGFRLGFWMAQQGSLYIFVILIFVYVWLMNRLDRAYGVHEHDPAGGEA